A single Streptomyces mirabilis DNA region contains:
- a CDS encoding rhamnogalacturonan acetylesterase has protein sequence MRRFIAAGVAALAAATALSATPAQAHGGSRALGLENCTATACHFDVAPGTYDVRVRLGGEAAASTSVSGETRRALLPETATAAGKPVPRSFTVNVRTPEGEPTGPDGTPGLDLVLGGSAPALADIKVTPAVPHTRQIFLVGDSTVCDQPGDPYSGWGQQLPQYLRKGVSVANYADSGESTVTYLENPALFPTVQPVIRRHDLVLIQLAHNDKTTDEPTYRANLETLVAGVRARGGDPVLVTPIVRRWFNADGTLNNDTALLVNGLGVNHPAVIRSVAAAEHVPLIDLTARTKALVESLGVEGSKAIYLYNEKRDNTHTSVHGATVYAGLVRDELLAQHLVPERQVRVG, from the coding sequence ATGAGACGTTTCATCGCCGCCGGAGTGGCCGCGCTGGCCGCTGCCACCGCGCTGTCGGCCACACCGGCGCAGGCGCACGGAGGGTCCCGCGCCCTCGGCCTGGAGAACTGCACCGCGACCGCCTGCCACTTCGACGTCGCGCCCGGCACGTACGACGTGCGCGTACGGCTCGGCGGGGAGGCCGCGGCGAGCACGAGCGTCAGCGGTGAGACGCGCCGCGCGCTGCTGCCCGAGACCGCCACGGCGGCCGGGAAGCCCGTGCCCCGCAGCTTCACGGTGAACGTCCGCACCCCCGAGGGCGAGCCGACCGGCCCCGACGGCACCCCCGGCCTGGACCTGGTGCTCGGCGGCTCCGCGCCCGCGCTCGCCGACATCAAGGTGACCCCGGCCGTCCCGCACACCCGTCAGATCTTCCTGGTCGGCGACTCCACGGTCTGCGACCAGCCCGGCGACCCCTACTCCGGCTGGGGCCAGCAGCTGCCCCAGTACCTCCGCAAGGGCGTCTCGGTCGCCAACTACGCGGATTCCGGGGAGAGTACGGTCACCTACCTCGAGAACCCCGCGCTCTTCCCGACCGTCCAGCCGGTCATCCGGCGCCACGACCTGGTCCTCATCCAGCTCGCCCACAACGACAAGACGACGGACGAGCCGACGTACCGCGCGAACCTGGAGACCCTGGTCGCCGGGGTCCGCGCGCGGGGCGGCGACCCGGTCCTGGTCACCCCCATCGTCCGCCGCTGGTTCAACGCGGACGGCACCCTGAACAACGACACCGCGCTGCTGGTCAACGGCCTCGGTGTGAACCACCCGGCCGTCATCCGCTCGGTCGCCGCCGCCGAGCACGTGCCCCTCATCGACCTGACGGCCAGGACCAAGGCCCTCGTCGAGTCGTTGGGCGTCGAGGGCTCCAAGGCCATCTACCTCTACAACGAGAAGCGGGACAACACGCACACCTCCGTGCACGGCGCCACGGTCTACGCCGGCCTCGTCCGCGACGAACTCCTCGCCCAGCATCTGGTGCCAGAGCGCCAGGTGAGGGTGGGATGA
- a CDS encoding rhamnogalacturonan lyase B N-terminal domain-containing protein, with protein MSGSTDRSLGRRTFVLGTTAAAVSATALTRTAAAASFGYTDDGSNYVIDTGANLVFKVSKTNGDLTSLVYRGTEYQGYGGKNSHVESGLGTSTVTIAQSGSTILVSVAYGTLKHYYAARSGENNVYLWTNKADTSVSATRYIVRVKAGLFLNDEPDSYTYAPTTIESADVFAKSDGQTRSKHYSKLRVIDYTYIGWTTGSVGLWIVRSNHERASGGPFYRSLLRHQSADGGGLYEILYYGENQTESERFGLQGPYVIAFTDGGAPSSSLYAGNLTTSWADSLGISGYTAASGRGRVAGVGISGRDTAYAYTVGLANSAAQYWGSARASDGYFSIAGALPGSYTLTVFKGELAVYTTSVTVTAGGTTTLNSIAIPSSNDPSNASAIWRIGNWDGTPGGFKNADLMTYAHPSDVRAASWTGNVVVGSGSGSETSAFPCYLWKDVNSGIIVYFKLTAAQATAAHTLRIGVTTAYANGRPQIVVNDTWTSAVPSPPTQPSTRSLTVGSYRGNNYTFSYSVPASAWLTDTSAYNTLKIYVASGSGSTSFLSAGTSVDAVDLLT; from the coding sequence ATGTCCGGATCCACCGACAGATCCCTCGGACGCCGCACCTTCGTCCTCGGCACGACCGCGGCGGCCGTGAGCGCGACGGCCCTCACCCGGACGGCCGCCGCCGCGAGCTTCGGCTACACGGACGACGGCTCGAACTACGTCATCGACACCGGCGCGAACCTCGTCTTCAAGGTCAGCAAGACCAACGGCGACCTGACCTCGCTCGTCTACCGCGGCACCGAGTACCAGGGCTACGGCGGCAAGAACTCGCACGTCGAGTCCGGCCTGGGCACCTCCACCGTGACCATCGCTCAGTCCGGTTCGACGATCCTCGTCTCCGTCGCGTACGGCACGCTCAAGCACTACTACGCGGCCCGCAGCGGCGAGAACAACGTCTATCTGTGGACCAACAAGGCCGACACGTCGGTCAGCGCGACCCGTTACATCGTGCGCGTCAAGGCAGGCCTGTTCCTCAACGACGAGCCGGACTCCTACACGTACGCGCCCACCACCATCGAGTCCGCGGACGTCTTCGCGAAGTCCGACGGCCAGACCCGCTCGAAGCACTACTCGAAGCTCCGCGTCATCGACTACACCTACATCGGCTGGACCACCGGAAGCGTCGGCCTGTGGATCGTGCGCAGCAACCACGAAAGGGCCTCCGGCGGCCCGTTCTACCGCTCCCTGCTGCGGCACCAGAGCGCGGACGGCGGCGGGCTGTACGAGATCCTGTACTACGGCGAGAACCAGACCGAGTCGGAGCGCTTCGGCCTCCAGGGTCCGTACGTCATCGCCTTCACGGACGGCGGCGCGCCCTCCTCCTCGCTGTACGCGGGGAATCTCACCACCTCCTGGGCGGACTCGCTCGGCATCTCCGGGTACACGGCCGCGAGCGGCCGGGGCCGGGTCGCGGGCGTGGGCATCTCGGGGCGCGACACGGCATACGCGTACACGGTCGGGCTCGCCAACTCGGCCGCACAGTACTGGGGTTCGGCGCGGGCCTCGGACGGCTACTTCTCGATCGCGGGCGCGCTGCCGGGGTCGTACACCCTCACGGTCTTCAAGGGCGAACTCGCCGTGTACACCACGTCGGTGACGGTCACGGCGGGCGGGACCACGACGCTGAACAGCATCGCGATCCCCTCCTCCAACGACCCGTCCAACGCGAGCGCGATCTGGCGGATCGGCAACTGGGACGGCACGCCGGGCGGGTTCAAGAACGCGGACCTGATGACGTACGCGCATCCGTCGGACGTACGGGCCGCGTCCTGGACCGGCAACGTCGTCGTCGGCAGCGGCAGCGGCAGCGAGACCTCGGCGTTCCCCTGCTACCTGTGGAAGGACGTCAACAGCGGCATCATCGTGTACTTCAAGCTGACCGCCGCCCAGGCCACCGCCGCGCACACCCTGCGCATCGGCGTGACCACGGCCTACGCGAACGGCCGCCCGCAGATCGTGGTCAACGACACCTGGACCTCGGCCGTCCCCTCGCCACCCACCCAGCCGAGCACCCGGTCGCTGACCGTGGGCTCGTACCGGGGCAACAACTACACGTTCAGCTACAGCGTTCCCGCGTCCGCCTGGCTGACGGACACGAGTGCGTACAACACGCTGAAGATCTACGTGGCGAGCGGTTCGGGGTCGACGTCCTTCCTCAGCGCCGGCACCTCCGTCGACGCCGTCGACCTACTGACCTGA